One Longimicrobium sp. genomic region harbors:
- a CDS encoding PAS domain S-box protein, which yields MTDLAAAPAPALSLLAALPDGVAAYDRELRISFWNAAMERLTGIPAAGALGRRATAFIPHLPDPRDEETAPREISISLNGSDFRVEVRTVPLRGEAGEVCGGMAIVREIAAGDGETEQALRRSEERYRSLVEAGTQMVWTTDARGMVVDMPFWRHLTGQTVEEVREEGWSWAVHPDDRERVLDAWYRAQEGRTVYEAEYRLRLQDGSYRWFIARGVPVLEPDGGVREWVGVFNDIHDRRMAEAALRESEERYRLATLATRDVVWDWDLATDEVRFGNSIRQVLGFRPDDVDPDANWWYDHIHPDDRMRVVDGVHEAIRRRAEVWTDRYRHLRADGSWAQVEDRAYLLYGDDGRPVRMVGATQDVTERVRAEAARESERVRLRRVLAQMPAAVSVHEGPELVFVALSDAMGRLIGPREVMGMPARDALPELARQGFVDELERVYRTGEPVSSAGVSAWWDADGDGEAEEHVVDYAYEPLLDGEGRVYGVVSHVAEVTGRERAARELADARREAEARADEAAGLARQLAEKAEALQVRVDESRRLAAELRTANLELRGASDRAEEARRRLAVLAEASSRLAASLDHRETVRTLSALAVPALADWCFVEVKDDDGGIRLLAAGHSDPEMVALAAESLRKHPVDPAAPHGTAQVLRTGEPEVVFDIPPEFADLMAQSDEHRETLLRVGFRSYISVPLSAAGRTFGVLSLVQAESGRRFTPDDVPLAKELAHRAATAIENARLYEEALAANRAKAGFLATMSHELRTPLNAMIGYVDLLLMGIPDPIPVSAQGHVERIRLASRHLLSIIEEILTFSRLEAGRERPELEEVDLASLASEVSAIIEPLAREKGLLFHVPAEIDPPTLRTDPRKLRQILVNLLGNAVKFTPGGSVSFAVERADGAVLLHVRDTGVGVAPEHHELIFEPFRQVDDAKTRTVAGTGLGLTVSRELARLLGGDVTIAPAEGCGSVFTVRLPV from the coding sequence CCTTACCGGCATCCCCGCCGCCGGGGCGCTGGGCCGCCGCGCCACCGCCTTCATCCCCCATCTCCCTGACCCGCGAGACGAGGAGACGGCGCCGCGGGAGATCTCCATCTCCCTGAACGGCAGCGACTTCCGTGTCGAGGTGCGCACGGTGCCGCTGCGCGGCGAGGCGGGCGAGGTGTGCGGGGGGATGGCGATCGTGCGCGAGATCGCCGCGGGAGACGGGGAGACGGAGCAGGCGCTGCGGCGGTCCGAGGAGCGCTACCGCTCGCTGGTGGAGGCGGGGACGCAGATGGTGTGGACCACCGACGCGCGCGGGATGGTCGTCGACATGCCCTTCTGGCGCCACCTCACCGGGCAGACGGTGGAGGAGGTGCGCGAGGAGGGATGGTCGTGGGCGGTCCACCCCGACGACCGCGAGCGCGTGCTGGACGCCTGGTACCGGGCGCAGGAGGGGCGCACCGTCTACGAGGCCGAGTACCGGCTGCGGCTGCAGGACGGCTCGTACCGCTGGTTCATCGCGCGCGGGGTGCCCGTGCTGGAGCCGGACGGCGGCGTGCGCGAGTGGGTGGGCGTGTTCAACGACATCCACGACCGCCGCATGGCCGAGGCGGCGCTGCGCGAGAGCGAGGAGCGGTACCGCCTCGCGACTCTGGCCACGCGCGACGTGGTGTGGGACTGGGACCTGGCGACGGACGAGGTGCGCTTCGGCAACTCGATCCGCCAGGTGCTGGGGTTCCGCCCCGACGACGTGGACCCCGACGCGAACTGGTGGTACGACCACATCCACCCCGACGACCGCATGCGCGTGGTCGACGGCGTGCACGAGGCCATCCGCCGCCGCGCCGAGGTGTGGACCGACCGCTACCGCCACCTGCGCGCCGACGGCAGCTGGGCGCAGGTGGAGGACCGCGCCTACCTGCTCTATGGAGACGACGGGCGCCCGGTGCGGATGGTGGGCGCCACGCAGGACGTGACCGAGCGCGTGCGCGCCGAGGCCGCGCGCGAGAGCGAGCGCGTGCGCCTGCGCCGGGTGCTGGCGCAGATGCCCGCGGCCGTCTCGGTGCACGAGGGCCCGGAGCTCGTGTTCGTGGCGCTCAGTGATGCCATGGGCCGGCTGATCGGCCCGCGCGAGGTGATGGGGATGCCGGCGCGCGACGCGCTTCCCGAGCTGGCCCGGCAGGGGTTCGTGGACGAGCTGGAGCGCGTCTACCGCACCGGCGAGCCCGTCTCCTCCGCCGGCGTCTCCGCGTGGTGGGACGCGGACGGCGACGGCGAGGCAGAGGAGCACGTGGTGGACTACGCCTACGAGCCGCTGCTGGACGGCGAGGGGCGCGTGTACGGCGTGGTCAGCCACGTGGCCGAGGTCACCGGGCGCGAGCGCGCGGCCCGCGAGCTGGCCGACGCCCGCCGCGAGGCCGAGGCCCGCGCCGACGAGGCCGCGGGGCTGGCCCGCCAGCTGGCCGAGAAGGCCGAGGCGCTGCAGGTGCGCGTGGACGAGTCGCGCCGGCTGGCCGCGGAGCTGCGCACGGCCAACCTGGAGCTGCGCGGCGCCAGCGACCGCGCCGAGGAGGCGCGCCGGCGCCTGGCCGTGCTGGCCGAGGCCAGCAGCCGCCTGGCCGCCTCGCTCGACCATCGCGAGACGGTGCGCACCCTCTCCGCGCTGGCCGTGCCCGCGCTGGCGGACTGGTGCTTCGTGGAGGTGAAGGACGACGACGGCGGCATCCGGCTCCTCGCGGCCGGGCATTCGGACCCGGAGATGGTGGCGCTCGCGGCCGAATCGCTGCGGAAGCACCCCGTGGACCCCGCCGCGCCGCACGGCACCGCGCAGGTGCTGCGCACGGGCGAGCCCGAGGTGGTGTTCGACATCCCCCCGGAGTTCGCCGACCTGATGGCGCAGAGCGACGAGCATCGCGAGACCCTGCTCCGCGTCGGTTTCCGCTCGTACATCTCCGTCCCCCTGTCGGCGGCGGGGCGCACGTTCGGCGTGCTCTCGCTGGTACAGGCCGAGTCGGGACGCCGCTTCACCCCCGACGACGTGCCGCTGGCGAAGGAGCTGGCGCACCGCGCGGCCACCGCGATCGAGAACGCGCGGCTGTACGAGGAGGCGCTGGCCGCCAACCGCGCGAAGGCGGGCTTCCTCGCGACGATGAGCCACGAGCTGCGCACGCCGCTGAACGCCATGATCGGCTACGTCGACCTGCTGCTGATGGGGATCCCCGACCCGATCCCGGTCAGCGCGCAGGGGCACGTGGAGCGCATCCGGCTGGCGTCGCGCCACCTGCTGTCGATCATCGAGGAGATCCTCACCTTCTCGCGCCTCGAGGCCGGGCGCGAGCGGCCGGAGCTGGAGGAGGTGGACCTGGCCTCGCTGGCCAGCGAGGTGAGCGCCATCATCGAGCCGCTGGCGCGCGAGAAGGGGCTGCTCTTCCACGTCCCCGCCGAGATCGACCCGCCCACGCTGCGCACCGACCCGCGCAAGCTGCGGCAGATCCTGGTGAACCTGCTGGGGAACGCGGTGAAGTTCACCCCCGGCGGCAGCGTGTCGTTCGCGGTGGAGCGGGCGGACGGCGCGGTGCTGCTGCACGTGCGCGACACGGGCGTGGGCGTGGCGCCCGAGCACCACGAGCTGATCTTCGAGCCCTTCCGCCAGGTGGACGACGCCAAGACGCGCACCGTGGCGGGCACCGGCCTGGGCCTCACCGTCAGCCGCGAGCTCGCGCGCCTGCTCGGCGGCGACGTGACCATCGCGCCGGCGGAGGGGTGTGGGAGCGTATTCACGGTGCGTCTGCCGGTGTGA
- a CDS encoding HNH endonuclease, which translates to MRRKHHSGALQRELEERIRSGSCVYCRAPAAPDRPLTREHVIPRARGGRRKDLRIIVPACARCNHRRGSREIVLFLLDRPRRISAFLEYLGTLPPETVRQIDLRVFAELYAALWLLADSAAAAGPAWRDRLRHLCSGRRLHRRRYAARRIVAAVGSRLERGRDRGAAGDGPSCLLPAVVRSPAPPRLDEPLARAMATLLSTLSLAWDVSAERVLEELERERERAASAARARRAERDDGATARSNDSDATDVEEVEIDGVLSLDGWKRRRGRRRRTRVDQRGGRGVSRRRGRAA; encoded by the coding sequence GTGAGGAGAAAGCACCACAGCGGCGCACTCCAGCGCGAGCTGGAGGAGCGCATCCGAAGCGGAAGCTGCGTCTACTGCCGCGCACCCGCCGCCCCGGACCGCCCCCTCACCCGCGAGCACGTGATCCCGCGGGCGCGAGGGGGCCGCAGAAAAGACCTCCGCATCATCGTTCCCGCCTGCGCCCGCTGCAACCACCGGCGCGGCTCCCGCGAAATCGTTCTCTTCCTGCTCGACCGGCCCCGCCGGATCTCCGCCTTCCTCGAGTACCTGGGCACCCTTCCGCCCGAGACCGTCCGCCAGATCGACCTGCGCGTGTTCGCCGAGCTGTACGCGGCGCTGTGGCTGCTGGCCGACAGCGCGGCGGCGGCCGGCCCCGCGTGGCGCGACCGGCTGCGGCACCTCTGCTCCGGCCGCCGGCTGCACCGCAGACGGTACGCGGCGCGGCGCATCGTGGCCGCCGTCGGCTCGCGCCTGGAGCGCGGGCGCGACCGCGGCGCCGCGGGCGACGGGCCCAGCTGCCTCCTTCCCGCCGTGGTGCGCTCGCCCGCGCCGCCGCGGCTGGACGAGCCGCTGGCGCGCGCGATGGCCACGCTCCTGAGCACGCTCTCGCTCGCGTGGGACGTCTCGGCCGAGCGCGTGCTGGAGGAGCTGGAGCGCGAGCGCGAGCGTGCGGCCTCCGCGGCGCGCGCCCGGCGCGCCGAGCGGGACGACGGCGCGACCGCCCGATCCAACGATTCGGACGCGACCGACGTCGAAGAGGTGGAGATCGACGGCGTGCTGTCGCTGGACGGGTGGAAGCGGCGGCGCGGCCGGAGGCGCAGGACGCGCGTGGACCAGCGCGGCGGGCGGGGTGTGAGCCGGAGGCGCGGCCGCGCGGCGTGA
- a CDS encoding endonuclease V, with product MNAGFLDLHPWDLKVAEAREVQIALCERLVMGAPAGFAPRLVAGADVSADRFSRVGFAGVVTLDLETMETVEEASAVVDLRFPYVPGYLSFRELPALAAAWEKLERRPDVVVFDAHGYAHPRRFGLACHGGVLLDLPTIGCAKTMFIGEHGPLGEARGSTAEIVDKGETVGVALRTRDGKHPVYVSAGHRMDLGTAVELILRLSRFRQPETTRRAHQLVNDARRAHKRAVKADSPVG from the coding sequence ATGAACGCCGGGTTTCTCGATCTCCACCCGTGGGACTTGAAGGTGGCCGAGGCGCGCGAGGTGCAGATCGCGCTGTGCGAGCGGCTGGTGATGGGCGCGCCGGCGGGGTTCGCGCCGCGGCTGGTCGCGGGCGCGGACGTGTCGGCGGACCGCTTCAGCCGCGTGGGGTTCGCGGGCGTGGTCACGCTCGACCTGGAGACGATGGAGACGGTGGAGGAAGCGAGCGCCGTCGTCGATCTCCGCTTCCCGTACGTTCCCGGCTACCTCTCCTTCCGCGAGCTGCCGGCGCTCGCCGCCGCGTGGGAGAAGCTGGAGCGCCGCCCCGACGTGGTGGTGTTCGACGCGCACGGCTACGCGCATCCGCGGCGCTTCGGGCTGGCGTGCCATGGCGGCGTGCTGCTGGACCTGCCCACCATCGGCTGCGCGAAGACGATGTTCATCGGCGAGCACGGGCCGCTGGGCGAGGCACGCGGATCGACCGCGGAGATCGTCGACAAGGGCGAGACGGTCGGCGTGGCGCTGCGCACGCGCGACGGGAAGCACCCGGTCTACGTCTCCGCCGGCCACCGGATGGATCTCGGCACCGCGGTGGAGCTGATCCTGCGCCTCAGCCGCTTCCGCCAGCCGGAGACGACCCGCCGCGCGCACCAGCTGGTGAACGACGCCCGCCGGGCGCACAAGCGGGCGGTCAAGGCGGACTCCCCGGTGGGTTGA
- a CDS encoding sigma-70 family RNA polymerase sigma factor: protein MNVTQLFLQHYDGLYRYLVRLTGDADLAADAAQEAFVRLVERPPQDRHVRAWLFAVATNVVRDTARARARWMTLLMGSPDRAPMGDVAQGPDDAAESAERRKLVRAALDRLSWKERTVLLMREEGVAHHEIADAVGTTTGSVGTMIARALNKLAGELAPTSESLR from the coding sequence TTGAACGTTACCCAGCTCTTCCTGCAGCACTACGATGGGCTGTACAGGTACCTCGTGCGGCTCACGGGCGACGCGGACCTGGCGGCCGACGCCGCCCAGGAGGCGTTCGTCCGGCTGGTCGAGCGCCCGCCGCAGGACCGGCACGTGCGGGCCTGGCTCTTCGCCGTGGCCACCAACGTCGTGCGCGACACCGCCCGGGCGCGCGCCCGGTGGATGACGCTGCTCATGGGATCTCCCGACCGCGCGCCGATGGGCGACGTGGCGCAGGGGCCCGACGACGCGGCCGAGAGCGCGGAGCGCCGCAAGCTGGTGCGCGCGGCGCTCGACCGGCTGAGCTGGAAGGAAAGGACCGTGCTCCTGATGAGGGAAGAGGGTGTCGCCCACCACGAGATCGCCGACGCGGTCGGCACCACGACGGGGTCGGTGGGCACCATGATCGCGCGCGCGCTGAACAAGCTCGCGGGCGAGCTCGCTCCAACCTCGGAGAGCCTGAGATGA
- a CDS encoding CYTH domain-containing protein produces MSPSGAPPIERGTASVNGMALPDALLVPDDWMPSLFVSISPEEISWFAAVPVARAVEACRAATGVEPRVRRVVDRYFDTPDRALLRRRVSVRVRQHVHPRREIAFEIIATGWGEPSTPRRVSGYVQTFERNRESDLARLLARYADAGYGQVACFDKVRHTFPVLPGQSMDASGTHVQSGELKGVGGARGFLRVLDFGVKVEVDQLRHTPFPEPAIIEVDYDSAHDDRATPIVEAIRAALGPALRDKTTSKLALLPG; encoded by the coding sequence ATGAGTCCGTCCGGCGCGCCACCGATCGAGCGCGGCACCGCGTCCGTGAACGGCATGGCGCTGCCGGACGCGCTGCTGGTGCCCGACGACTGGATGCCCAGCCTGTTCGTGAGCATCAGCCCGGAGGAGATCTCCTGGTTCGCCGCGGTGCCGGTGGCGCGCGCCGTCGAGGCGTGCAGGGCGGCCACGGGGGTGGAGCCGCGGGTGCGCCGGGTGGTGGACCGCTACTTCGACACCCCCGACCGCGCGCTGCTCCGCCGCCGCGTCTCCGTCCGCGTCCGCCAGCACGTGCACCCCCGCCGCGAGATCGCCTTCGAGATCATCGCCACGGGGTGGGGCGAGCCGTCGACCCCGCGCCGGGTGAGCGGCTACGTGCAGACCTTCGAGCGGAACCGCGAGTCGGACCTGGCGCGTCTCCTGGCGCGCTACGCCGACGCGGGATACGGGCAGGTGGCCTGCTTCGACAAGGTGCGCCACACCTTTCCCGTGCTCCCCGGCCAGAGCATGGACGCGAGCGGGACGCACGTGCAGTCGGGCGAGCTGAAGGGCGTGGGCGGCGCGCGGGGGTTCCTGCGCGTGCTGGACTTCGGGGTGAAGGTGGAGGTCGACCAGCTGCGCCACACCCCCTTCCCCGAGCCGGCGATCATCGAGGTGGACTACGACTCGGCGCACGACGACCGCGCCACCCCCATCGTGGAGGCGATCCGCGCCGCGCTGGGCCCGGCGCTGCGCGACAAGACCACCAGCAAGCTGGCCCTCCTCCCCGGCTGA
- a CDS encoding PPC domain-containing protein gives MRRMQCVAAAAAACAVLAALPAHAQRSAPPRQIRVGQTINGTLAETDPNTTEKGRFHVYNFTARKGQRLVATMRSKDFDAYLTIARTIGGITDALATDDDRGGDTDARVRFEVPDDGNYMIVAQSLSEDGKGAYTLSLEAAAQPTTAAPRPIRVGQSVSGRLADTDALLDDDSYYDTWTISATHGQRLQIEMQADSFDTFLHFGKMEDGEFKSLQTDDDGGGGTNSRIRATIAEDGEYVIRANSVHAGETGPYTLAVTEREAGPTTATPREIEPNTDVTGNLDDSDPTGEDGSYYDYWTYHGRSGERLKITMSSEDFDTYVSIGTVQGGTFNEISSNDDGPEGTNSLLEVTLPSTGTFTIRAKALSGENEGEYHLKVEPQR, from the coding sequence ATGAGACGGATGCAGTGCGTGGCGGCGGCTGCCGCCGCGTGCGCGGTGCTGGCTGCCCTGCCCGCGCACGCCCAGCGCTCGGCCCCCCCGCGGCAGATCCGCGTGGGCCAGACGATCAACGGCACCCTGGCCGAGACCGACCCCAACACGACGGAGAAGGGCCGCTTCCACGTCTACAACTTCACCGCGCGCAAGGGGCAGCGGCTGGTGGCCACCATGCGCTCCAAGGACTTCGACGCCTACCTGACCATCGCGCGGACGATCGGCGGCATCACCGACGCGCTGGCCACCGACGACGACCGCGGCGGCGACACCGACGCCCGCGTGCGCTTCGAGGTGCCCGACGACGGCAACTACATGATCGTGGCCCAGTCGCTGTCCGAGGACGGCAAGGGCGCGTACACGCTGTCGCTCGAGGCGGCCGCCCAGCCCACCACCGCGGCGCCGCGCCCCATCCGCGTGGGGCAGAGCGTGAGCGGGCGGCTGGCCGACACCGACGCGCTCCTCGACGACGACTCGTACTACGACACCTGGACGATCAGCGCCACGCACGGTCAGCGGCTGCAGATCGAGATGCAGGCCGACTCGTTCGACACCTTCCTGCACTTCGGGAAGATGGAGGACGGCGAGTTCAAGTCGCTGCAGACCGACGACGACGGCGGCGGCGGCACCAACTCGCGCATCCGCGCCACCATCGCCGAGGACGGCGAGTACGTGATCCGCGCCAACTCGGTGCACGCGGGCGAGACCGGCCCGTACACGCTGGCGGTCACCGAGCGCGAGGCCGGCCCCACCACGGCCACCCCGCGCGAGATCGAGCCGAACACCGACGTCACCGGCAACCTCGACGACAGCGACCCCACCGGCGAGGACGGCTCGTACTACGACTACTGGACCTACCACGGGCGCTCGGGCGAGCGGCTGAAGATCACGATGTCGTCGGAGGACTTCGACACCTACGTGTCGATCGGCACGGTGCAGGGCGGCACCTTCAACGAGATCAGCTCCAACGACGACGGCCCCGAGGGCACCAACTCGCTGCTGGAGGTCACGCTCCCCTCCACCGGCACCTTCACCATCCGCGCGAAGGCGCTCAGCGGCGAGAACGAGGGCGAGTACCACCTGAAGGTCGAGCCGCAGCGGTAA
- a CDS encoding D-Ala-D-Ala carboxypeptidase family metallohydrolase, with protein sequence MWLARNVERLEQGDLMRERRWSRWVVSLTVLAAGCVAARSPVATEAEFRRWSSEAPARAEAFARFEAMLSTAGVGGVVPAYDLWIADRLRPKCLVEPFVAPPDRDWANIVPVLRFIRDHVKPAIGDVRVVSAYRDPAFNTCVGGAPASTHKEFHAIDLLPVDRAVTRDRLISTLCAIHQREGARARIGLGIYGGRRFHIDARSYRGWGADRRSASFPCRASGVPAPSRGPAIGKITRSHK encoded by the coding sequence ATGTGGCTCGCGCGAAACGTGGAGCGGCTGGAACAGGGGGATTTGATGCGCGAACGCCGATGGTCCCGATGGGTCGTGTCGCTCACGGTGCTCGCCGCAGGGTGTGTCGCGGCGCGCAGTCCCGTGGCGACCGAGGCCGAGTTCCGCCGATGGAGCAGTGAGGCCCCCGCCAGGGCCGAAGCCTTTGCTCGTTTCGAGGCAATGCTGAGCACCGCTGGCGTGGGAGGCGTCGTTCCTGCGTACGATCTGTGGATCGCCGACCGTTTAAGACCGAAGTGCCTCGTCGAGCCCTTTGTCGCTCCACCCGACAGGGACTGGGCGAACATTGTCCCGGTGTTGCGCTTCATCCGCGATCACGTCAAGCCCGCGATTGGTGATGTGCGCGTCGTTTCGGCTTATCGCGATCCGGCGTTCAATACCTGCGTGGGCGGGGCGCCGGCCAGTACACACAAGGAATTCCATGCCATCGATCTGCTTCCCGTGGACCGCGCGGTCACGCGTGATCGTTTGATTTCCACATTGTGCGCCATTCACCAGCGAGAAGGCGCGCGCGCCAGGATCGGCCTTGGAATCTATGGCGGCCGGCGTTTTCATATCGACGCGCGCAGCTATCGCGGTTGGGGCGCCGATCGTCGCAGTGCTTCATTTCCCTGTCGGGCCAGCGGCGTCCCGGCTCCATCCAGAGGTCCCGCAATCGGGAAAATCACCCGATCCCACAAGTAG
- a CDS encoding metallophosphoesterase, translating into MRIWAVSDLHADFRENRALLERIPADEHRGDALIVAGDVADDLSIVTDVLGSLRARFAEVFFVPGNHELWVRGDPRDSVEKFHAVLDACRTIGVRTAPARVGGAWVVPLFSWYDAAFDVAGEADHDSLEAWSDLYFCRWPGGAERIDRLFAEMNEPHLRDFDGPVVTFSHFVPRPDLLPPVRWLRFKGLPLVAGSEEIDAQLRRAGSSVHVFGHTHIPDDRVIGGVRYVQNHLRASGSGEGGLLKRVWSGGEESAVPLFC; encoded by the coding sequence ATGCGCATCTGGGCCGTGTCGGACCTGCACGCCGACTTCCGCGAGAACCGGGCGCTGCTGGAGCGCATCCCCGCCGACGAGCACCGCGGCGACGCGCTGATCGTGGCGGGCGACGTGGCCGACGACCTCTCCATCGTCACCGACGTGCTGGGGTCGCTGCGCGCCCGCTTCGCCGAGGTGTTCTTCGTCCCCGGCAACCACGAGCTGTGGGTGCGCGGCGACCCGCGCGACAGCGTGGAGAAGTTCCACGCCGTCCTCGACGCCTGCCGGACGATCGGCGTGCGCACCGCCCCCGCGCGGGTGGGCGGCGCCTGGGTCGTCCCCCTCTTCTCCTGGTACGACGCCGCCTTCGACGTGGCCGGCGAGGCGGACCACGACTCGCTCGAAGCGTGGTCGGACCTGTACTTCTGCCGCTGGCCGGGCGGCGCCGAGCGCATCGACCGGCTGTTCGCGGAGATGAACGAGCCGCACCTGCGCGACTTCGACGGCCCCGTCGTCACCTTCTCGCACTTCGTCCCCCGCCCCGACCTCCTTCCCCCGGTGCGCTGGCTCCGCTTCAAGGGGCTGCCGCTGGTGGCGGGAAGCGAGGAGATCGACGCGCAGCTCCGGCGCGCGGGGTCGTCGGTGCACGTCTTCGGGCACACGCACATCCCCGACGACCGCGTGATCGGCGGGGTGCGATACGTGCAGAACCACCTGCGCGCATCGGGCTCGGGAGAGGGCGGTCTGCTCAAGCGGGTGTGGAGCGGCGGCGAGGAGTCCGCCGTCCCCCTGTTCTGTTGA